The following proteins are co-located in the Haliotis asinina isolate JCU_RB_2024 chromosome 13, JCU_Hal_asi_v2, whole genome shotgun sequence genome:
- the LOC137259425 gene encoding uncharacterized protein, whose amino-acid sequence MASTVRIMRLTATSKIFLAKRAKRLTLCAGDLVLDSEAGLCAPIYNCPCPVTVNGCNTCPCHKQGSPALSHQGNHCPYVDFIKCPEGCLVADKSTNCVTCSCPATPTPLLNCFNCTDVKNPAACGTIKQCGRHELCHTRGVNTDNVVSYHLSCMPRTECEHLSSPSIIGRRATACDQCCSTNLCNQKLC is encoded by the exons ATGGCGTCGACTGTCAGGATCATGAGGTTGACCGCGACTTCCAAAATCTTCCTGGCTAAGAGGgctaagcggctgactttgtgcgcTGGCGATTTGGtgcttgactctgagg CTGGTCTGTGTGCTCCCATCTACAACTGTCCTTGTCCAGTAACGGTCAACGGTTGCAACACCTGCCCATGTCATAAGCAAG GCTCACCAGCGCTATCCCATCAAGGAAATCACTGCCCGTATGTCGACTTTATCAAGTGCCCGGAGGGATGCCTGGTCGCTGATAAGTCCACGAACTGTGTGACGTGTTCCTGCCCAG CCACGCCCACGCCTCTACTCAACTGTTTCAATTGCACTGACGTGAAGAATCCAGCAGCATGCGGGACAATAAAACAATGTGGAAGACATGAG TTGTGTCACACGCGGGGGGTAAACACCGACAACGTGGTTTCCTACCACTTATCCTGTATGCCAAGGACG GAATGCGAGCATCTGTCTTCACCCAGCATCATCGGAAGACGAGCTACAGCGTGTGACCAGTGCTGTTCCACGAACCTTTGTAACCAGAAACTTTGTTAA
- the LOC137259913 gene encoding uncharacterized protein: MKVLTRGFVLVMLCVLSTDPVVSLLHGAVCPIFLCFKSCPMGYKRDFMGCKMCECMGFFGNSGFGNSGFGHSGFGGGHLDYGFSSAFSTFQISSSGFLSVSCPWGIPKVFCPISPCLNAKCHMYPIATCVESYCGGCHAAFYLHKKRVFC; the protein is encoded by the exons ATGAAGGTTCTTACACGTGGATTTGTGCTCGTGATGCTGTGCGTTTTGTCTACAG ACCCTGTCGTGTCCCTACTGCACGGCGCCGTGTGTCCCATTTTCCTGTGTTTCAAGAGCTGCCCTATGGGCTACAAGCGTGACTTCATGGGATGCAAGATGTGCGAGTGCATGGGCT TCTTCGGAAACTCAGGATTCGGAAACTCAGGATTCGGACACTCTGGCTTCGGAGGCGGACATTTGGACTACGGCTTTTCTTCTGCGTTCTCGACCTTCCAGATATCTTCATCCGGATTCT TGAGTGTCTCGTGTCCTTGGGGAATTCCGAAAGTATTCTGTCCCATCTCGCCTTGTCTCAACGCCAAATGCCACATGTACCCGATAGCAACCTGCGT GGAGAGCTACTGTGGTGGGTGTCACGCCGCTTTCTATCTCCACAAGAAGAGAGTCTTCTGTTGA
- the LOC137260127 gene encoding antistasin-like isoform X2, whose product MDRLVICLLFGLTLIVCSAVTHVQGKSLFPPLECRRTCARPCKCGQETDSRGCATCKCKPCGYNCPYYRPCQQWLRCTAGFVEINGCPTCMCKPTPKTTPTPQLCLMCCGPPPCCNYCGLEKLFAK is encoded by the exons ATGGACCGCCTTGTTATCTGTCTGCTATTCGGCCTGACACTTATCGTGTGTTCTGCAGTAACACACGTACAAG GCAAGTCGTTGTTCCCACCACTGGAATGTCGACGTACATGTGCAAGGCCATGCAAGTGTGGACAGGAGACCGACAGTAGGGGATGTGCGACGTGCAAGTGTAAGCCATGCG GCTATAACTGCCCCTACTACCGTCCTTGTCAGCAGTGGTTGAGATGTACCGCAGGATTCGTCGAGATCAACGGATGCCCAACCTGCATGTGCAAACCTACACCGAAAA CTACCCCCACACCCCAGTTGTGTCTCATGTGTTGTGGACCACCCCCGTGCTGTAACTACTGTGGGTTAGAAAAAC TGTTTGCCAAGTAG
- the LOC137260127 gene encoding antistasin-like isoform X1, translated as MDRLVICLLFGLTLIVCSAVTHVQGKSLFPPLECRRTCARPCKCGQETDSRGCATCKCKPCGKLLVSYNCPYYRPCQQWLRCTAGFVEINGCPTCMCKPTPKTTPTPQLCLMCCGPPPCCNYCGLEKLFAK; from the exons ATGGACCGCCTTGTTATCTGTCTGCTATTCGGCCTGACACTTATCGTGTGTTCTGCAGTAACACACGTACAAG GCAAGTCGTTGTTCCCACCACTGGAATGTCGACGTACATGTGCAAGGCCATGCAAGTGTGGACAGGAGACCGACAGTAGGGGATGTGCGACGTGCAAGTGTAAGCCATGCGGTAagttattagtga GCTATAACTGCCCCTACTACCGTCCTTGTCAGCAGTGGTTGAGATGTACCGCAGGATTCGTCGAGATCAACGGATGCCCAACCTGCATGTGCAAACCTACACCGAAAA CTACCCCCACACCCCAGTTGTGTCTCATGTGTTGTGGACCACCCCCGTGCTGTAACTACTGTGGGTTAGAAAAAC TGTTTGCCAAGTAG